The segment GCTACAACCAATACAGCCGTGTCCCGATTGGATTGGGTAACTCACGCCACCGTTCCACTTCATGTTACCGCAAGCGTTGTAAGTAGATGGCCCTTTGCAACCCACTTTGTACAAGCAATAACCTTTTTGTGCGTTTTCGTCGTCGAAAGTTTCGGCAAAAAGACCCGCATCAAAATACGGTCTTCTGTAACAGCTATCGTGTACACGTTTAGAATAGAAGGCTTTCGGACGGCCTGCGTTGTCCAACTCAGGCAATTTGCCGAAGGCTACCACGTGCACGATAATACCCGCCATTACTTCCCCGATTGGCGGACAGCCCGGTACGTTAATAATTGGTTTATCAGTAATAATTTTGTCGATTGGCGTTGCTCCCGTTGGGTTTGGCTTAGCAGCTTGCACGCAACCCGTTGTAGCACAGCTTCCCCACGCAATAATTGCGGCAGCACCTTCAGCAGATTCTTTCAAAATATCCAGCGCAGAACGACCACCAATACAACAATACTGACCTTCCGCACCCATTGGCACAGAACCTTCTACACAAAGAATATATTTTCCTTTGTATTTGTCCATCGTTGCTTTTTTGGCGGCTTCGGCTTGGTGGCCAGATGCAGCCATCAGCGTAAGGGTATAATCAAGCGAAATTTTATCCAAAATAATATCAGCCACAATAGGATGGTCTGAACGGATAAACGATTCGCTACAACAGGTACACTCTTGGAAGTGTTCCCAAATAACTGGCAATCTTGGAGTTGTTTCAAGCGACTTAGCAATTTGACCAATTGCTGTGCTTTCCACACCCATATAAGCCCCAATAAACGCCACGAACTTCAAGAAATCCCGACGCTCGTAACCCTGCCGCTCAATGCTTTGCAGATAGGTTTCATTGTTGGTTTTATCTGGCATAATGTTTCTATTAGTTTTTTGTGTTTCGATAAAAATTTGCTACCTCTACACGCAGCGTACAGGCAACCTAAAAATTAAGTAAAAAATGGTGTTTTAAAATAAGACAAAAAGAATTTCGGAAAACATGATACACACCCATAGATTTACAGACTTTTGTCATGTTTAGCAAAAGATTTTATCAGTTGCTTTGTGGGTAAGTTTTCAGAATTTAGTAAAATGCACGAATTATCAGTTGTTACTTCTATTGTGGATACCGCCAGCCGTGAAACGGCTAAGATTCAGGGTGTTGCGGTACAAGAAATTTTTTTAGAAATTGGCAAACTTTCGGGTGTTGAGCTTGCTTCTTTCCATTTTGTATGGCCACAGTGTATCAAAGGAACGGTCTTGGAAAATGCTTTGTTACACATCGCAGAACCCGACGGGAAAGCCAGATGCGCCGAATGCGAGCAGTTTTTTCCCATAGAAAAACTCTACGACAGTTGTCCGCATTGTGGCAGCCCTTTCAAAGAAATTGTGGGCGGAAAAGAGCTCCGTATCAAAAAACTTATCATCAATTAAACCATTAAATTTATGTGCACTACTTGCGGTTGCAGTTCTACGCAGAACGGCATTACTTATCATAAAATAGACGCTCACGCACACGGCCAAGACGGTCATCATCATGATCACGACCATGCGCACGGCGAACATCATCACCACCATGACCACGAACACCCGCACGACCATAGTAACGGGCATCATCACCATCACGGACATGAGCATACGCATGACCACAGCCATTCACACGACGGTCATCATCATGACCACGACCATGCGCACACGCATCACCACCACGGACACGAAGTGAATATCGTGGAACTTGAAAAAGATATTTTGCATAAAAATCAACTCTCAGCCGAACGCAACAGAGGTTATTTTGAAGCACTCAATATATTTTGTTTGAATTTGGTAAGCTCACCAGGTTCGGGCAAAACTTCCTTTTTGGAAAAAACTATCGGCGACCTAAAAGGCAAAGTAGCGTTTTCGGTAATTGAAGGTGACCAACAAACCAGCAACGACGCGTTGCGCATTCACAACCTCAATGTGCCTGTGGTTCAAATCAATACGGGCAAAGGTTGCCACTTGGACAGCGACATGGTAGCCACTGCCGTAAAACAACTAAAGCCTGCTCAAAACTCGGTGCTAATGGTGGAAAATGTCGGCAATTTGGTTTGTCCTGCCATGTTTGACTTGGGCGAAGCCTCGCGCGTGGTGGTTATTTCCGTAACCGAAGGCGAAGACAAGCCGCTCAAATATCCTGATATGTTTTACAGCTCGCAGGTGTGTATTATCAACAAAATTGATTTGTTGCCGTACCTAAAATTTGACCTTGAAAAGCTGAAAGAAAGTGCTTTGAAAGTTAATCCGCGCCTCAAATTCTTTGAAGTATCGGCCACGACGGGCGAAGGCATGGAGGCTTGGTACGAGTTTTTACAACAATCTTTAAACAAATAATAGCGTATGTGTTTGGCCGTACCCGGTAAATTGGAGAAAATTGTGAGCGAACTCGACGAGATTTTCCGTATCGGAGAAGTTTCTTTTGAGGGGATTCGCAAAGAAGTAAATCTCGCGTTGGTGCCAGAAGCTGCCATCGGCGATTATGTATTGGTACACGTGGGGGCTGCCATTGGTGTAATTGATGAAGCAGAAGCGCATCGTACTATGCAGATACTCAAAGATATGGGCGAAGATTTGCCCCAGTAATTTTTTTATGAGCAAAAATACAGCAGCAGACATTATACATTTGCATCACGGTAGCGGCGGCCAACACATGACCGCCCTACTCAACGATGTGATTTTCAAACATCTGGACAACCCGACACTGGCCACGCGCCACGACGGGGCATTTCTGAATTTGGGCGGCGGCACGTTGGCATTCTCTACGGATAGTTACGTGATTAGCCCTATTTTTTTTAAAGGCGGCAACATCGGCGAACTGGCCGTAAACGGCACCGTGAACGACCTTTCGATGTGCGGCGCAGAACCCAAATACTTATCGTTGGCTTTTATTATCGAAGAAGGTTTGAGCCTTGCAGCGTTTGAGCAAATCGTTATTTCGATTAAAACAGCCGCACAAAAAGCAGGTGTACAGGTAGTTACGGGCGACACCAAAGTCGTAGAGCGCGGCAAAGGCGACAAAATTTATATCAATACGTCGGGCATTGGCGTGGTACGCCCTACGGCGGCCATTAGTTCGGCGCGTATTGCGGCGGGTGATGCGGTGTTGGTGAATGGCGCGTTGGCGGCGCACGGCATGGCCATTATGTCGCAGCGCGAAGGCTTGAGTTTCGAGAGCGAAATTTTGAGCGATACGACCAACCTCAATTTTGTAGTAAAAGAATTGATAGAAACCTTTGGCGACAAAATCAAGTTTTTGCGCGATGCCACACGCGGCGGCTTGGCTTCTGTGCTAAACGAAATAACGACAGATTGCCAACTGGGAATCAATTTGTTAGAAAAAAATATACACGTAGATACCGCCGTAAAAAGTGCCTGCGAGTTGCTTGGCCTCGACCCCGTGTATGTGGCCAACGAAGGCGTTTTTGTTTGCATCGCGGAGGCCTCGGTACAAGAAGAAGTCTTGGCGGTTTTGCGCAAATATCAGCCTGCGGCCATGATATTAGGCAATGTTACGGAAGAACATCCTTCCAAAGTAATTATGACGAGTGCTTTCGGTGGCAAACGCGTCGTAAATCCGTTGGTAGGCGAGCAGTTGCCGCGTATCTGCTGAAATATAACATCTCAGCAATAAAAAGCAATCAGTTATTTACAAGACCCCTCAATAACTGATTGCTTTTACTGAACACATAGAACATTTTTATTTATGTTATGTGTTGCAATGCTAAAATATTACAAGCTAAATGAACAAATTGCATAGAAAGCTACAAATATTGATTTTGACTTACATTATTTACTAACAATACTTAACAATTCCTTAACAAATATTTTACATTTAAAAAATAGCACTATATTTGCAGCAGTTTTCTAACTTAATTCTAATTTTATGAAATCTGACAAAAAAAATTACAAAGCATTAGTTGCTCAAATAGAAGCATCTGTCGCTAAGTTAATTGATGAATTGCACGCTGAAGCAGCTGGCCGTATGAAAAAAACGACCAAAACTGTTGCTAAAAAGTTGGCGGTCAAGCTTGAAAAAGTAAACAAAAAGCTCAACGCGAAAGCTGAAAAGCAAGAACGTAAAGCGAAAAAAAAGGCAACTAAAGTAGCTCCTAAGGTAGCGCAACCGACAGCAAAAGCGGCGGCAGCTCCTGCTAAAACTACGAAAGCAGAACCAACAAGCAATAAATAAAAAGAAGAATAAAGAAGAAATCTCATAACCAAATCATACGAAAAGCAGGTCAATATGTTTGACTTGCTTTTTTTTATTTCTAATAATATTAAATTTGTTTACGAAAAGTACAACATTGAATTTTAGGGCTTAATGGGCTAAGTTTTTCAGTATTTATACTTTAGCTTTGCCTATACATTATTACATTTTTAATGAAAAAATTTAACTTATCATGAACCGCCAGCTATTTGTAATAGAAGACAACAGAACGGAGGGAATGTTATTTAGAATTGCTTTAGGGGCAATTCCTAACCTTAATATTCGATATTTTGCAGACGGCAAAAGTCTCTTAGAAGCCATGCCTGAAAATCCTGCGATTGTATTAGCAGACTTAATGTTGCCTGATATTAACGGCTACGAATTAGTAAAAACAATTAGGGAACAATACCCTCAGTCTCGCGTCATTGTGGCCTCAGCCCAACGCGATATAGATTTAATTGCCAAAATCCAAGAATTAGGGGTATTTAATTATTTGGTTAAAAGTGAAGGGTGTCTGAACTATTTACAACAGGTGGTCAATGACTTACTAACGCTTCTCAACAACAAGCAATAACCACAAAACTCAAAACACATTCACGCTTTCTTAGACTAAAATAAATCAAACTTCATGGACACGAGTGATTATTTAACTACCCACCAATACCAAGCTGTGGTACTGGGTGGTTCGGCTGGCAGCATTAGGGTTGTTTGCGACATTCTCCGAAAATTACGTCCAGATTTCCAACTTCCGCTCATTATCGTATTGCATCGCTCGCCACAAAGCGAGTCGGGTTTAGGAAAAGTGTTTGAACCGCACAGCCCCCTGCCCATTATTGAGCCTAAAGTTAAAACGCGCATTGAGAATGGGAATGTTTATTTAGCCCCCGCCGATATGCACCTTTTTGTAGAATCAGCAGACTATTTGAATACAGACCAATCTGCCTTGGTGCAATATTCGCGCCCTTCGATAGATGTGTTATTTTTCTCTGCTTCAGAGATTTATCAAAATCAATTGCTGGGAATTTTGGTAACAGGAGCTAACAGAGATGGCGCAATGGGCATGAAACTAATAAAAGATGCGGGTGGCTACACCGTAGTACAAGACCCCGCCGAGGCGACCATCGACTATATGCCAAAATCTGCGATGGAACTTTCACCTATCGACCAAGTTTTGCGAGCTACCGAAATCGCGGAACTACTCAATAAACTCTAATGATAGGTTTTTCTTATATGTTTCTTTAAATTGCTTCATTGTTCTAACATATACCAAATTAGAAAATGAAGCAATTTTTTTGTTTAGGCCTCACCCTATTGATTGGCCTTTCGCTCCAAGCCCAAATGCTCAACGACCCCGTTTACGTGAATTGCACGTGGCAACCGCGTACAGACATCAAAAACGCCAATAGCACACTCTCGCAAGTGGCTTTAGAAATGGGCGTAACCATGCCGTTGCTTCAAAAAACGCAAACTAAATTATACCAAAGCGTGTATTATCGAAATTCGAATTTTTCGCATAAAAATATTGGTTTACAAGCATTTAGTACCATTCATGACGCACGTTATACGCTTACTTTGCGCCAACAACTGTACAAAAATTTTGATGTGTTGGTCATGCCACGCTTGCTATTGCGTAGCGATTTGCGTCAAAGCGTTTCGCATAAAGATTTGTTTTATGCGGGCGTTGTATCCGTAAACTATGCCGTATTGGGCAACCCGAATTTTAAAATTGGCGTGGGTGCAGCCCTCAACAACGACTTTAGGCATAATGCTATTATTTTGTTTGGTATGCTCACCTACTACGCTCCCAAATGGCGCGTAGAAATTACGCCCCTGACAGCAAATGTGGCCTACAAGCTCCAAAACAAATGGGAAGCAGGCTTATTTGTGCATATAGACGGAGCACTTTCGCACATCAAATCCGTGCCTTTGGCCGATGGTAGCGAAAGCCAATATTTGCGTAATTATCAGATTTTAGTTGCGCCTAACCTTACTTATCCCGTTTACAAAAACATCATGGGACATCTGAAAATTGGCGTTGCGCCATCGCGTAATTACCAATACGTCGATAACGATTTTGAAAAAATAGCCTCAACGCTTCAAAAAATGAATAATTCGTTTTTTGTGAAGGCTGGTTTTAGCTTCAGAATCAATAATTAGTCTTAAAAGTGCGTTAAAACCAAACAAATACTATTTGTGTTATGGGAATAGTATCGGATATTTGTGCGCTATTTATTATACTAATTGTCATCGAATAAATGAAATATATATTCTATTCTTTAATTACAGGATTATTATGGCTTACTTCTCAAAATAGTTTTGCTCAGATAAATATCAATACAAGCATTTCGGACAACGAATTAGTGCAAAGACTTGTAGGTCAAGGGGTAAGAGTTTCTAATATTCAGATAAATTGCCCTTCGGGAAAAGGAAAAGCCTACGGAGCTTTTACTGACAATACGGGTACGCTGGGGTTATCGGACGGCCTGATTATGACCACAGGCGCAGCCAATAATGCCCAAGGCCCCAATAACTCGGCTTCCAAATCCCAAGACAACGGCAACGGCAATTCATTTGATAATAACTTACAATCTTTAGTCCCTTTTGGCGACGAGTTGCGCGACATTTGTACGATTTCATTCAATATAGAAGTATTTTCAGATACATTGGTTTTCAATTATGTATTTGGTTCGGAAGAATATTTGGAGTTTGTGAAAGATTATCATGATGTATTTGGCTTCTTTATTAGCGGGCCAGGCATTTCGGGACAACGAAATATTGCGGTAGTGCCCAATACCCAAGACCCCGTATCGGTGGCCAACATTAACAATGATGTCAATTCTCAATATTATATCAGCAACGGAGCGGGAGGCACGCCTTTTATCAATTTACACGTACAATACGATGGTTTTACGCGCCGCCTACAAAGCCGCATTGCCGTGATTCCCTGCCAAACGTATCGCCTAAAAATGGCCATTGCCGACGTGAAAGACTCCGAATACGATTCAGGAATTTTCTTGGAAGGAAAAAGTTTGTCGTCCAACAGCCCGAAAGTAACCGTTAATTATCCGTTCAAACGTTTTGGCTACGGCATAGAAGGCTGCTATAACGGCGAATTTGTTTTTTCGAGAACCAGCCGCCTGAACGAGCCACTTACTTTGTTTTATAACATCACAGGCACGGCCATCAATGGCACAGATTATGGCCTGATAGGCAACAGCATTACGATTCCTGCGGGCAGCAAAACTGCCACATTGCCGATTACAGCTTTTGCTGATGGCATCGAGGAAGGCATCGAAAATATCAAAATCGAACTGATTAATAATTGCCCGAATCTGCCGCCACCCAGTTCGGCCATTATGACTATTCGCGACCGATACGATTATCAGGCCGAAGACGCGCAAGTTTGTCGCGGCGACAGCGTGCAATTACAGCCAAAAGCCTCGCGCCAATACCGTTTCCGATGGACTACACTCGAAGGAATGCCCGCGCAATATTTATCTTGCTACAATTGCGCCTCTCCGATGGCCTCCCCTCCTCAAGATACTGATTATAAACTAACTGTCATTGACACCCTGACGGGTTGCGTTACTTACGACACAGTGCACGTAACGGTGGCCGTGCGGCCTGTGGCAGATTTTTCGTCTGGCTATAACGATGAATACACCGCCATGGACATTGAATTTGAGAACCTTTCCACCAATGCCGAAAGCTATCTTTGGGACTTTGGCGACGGGCAAACTTCTTCCGAAACCAACCCGATTCACTTTTTCCAGTTGCCCGACGATGCCGACGAAAAAGAATATTTGGTGCGCCTGACGGCTTTCCGCCAAAACCCAAGTTGCTCCGATCAAGACAGCAGCACCGTGATAAAG is part of the Flexibacter flexilis DSM 6793 genome and harbors:
- a CDS encoding hydrogenase small subunit: MPDKTNNETYLQSIERQGYERRDFLKFVAFIGAYMGVESTAIGQIAKSLETTPRLPVIWEHFQECTCCSESFIRSDHPIVADIILDKISLDYTLTLMAASGHQAEAAKKATMDKYKGKYILCVEGSVPMGAEGQYCCIGGRSALDILKESAEGAAAIIAWGSCATTGCVQAAKPNPTGATPIDKIITDKPIINVPGCPPIGEVMAGIIVHVVAFGKLPELDNAGRPKAFYSKRVHDSCYRRPYFDAGLFAETFDDENAQKGYCLYKVGCKGPSTYNACGNMKWNGGVSYPIQSGHGCIGCSEKNFWDAGSFYDRDKAIGGSIEATADTVGKYALGAVGAGLAAHALVSNFSKKRDLDRRIGAAIETEKKLDEE
- a CDS encoding DUF6268 family outer membrane beta-barrel protein, producing MKQFFCLGLTLLIGLSLQAQMLNDPVYVNCTWQPRTDIKNANSTLSQVALEMGVTMPLLQKTQTKLYQSVYYRNSNFSHKNIGLQAFSTIHDARYTLTLRQQLYKNFDVLVMPRLLLRSDLRQSVSHKDLFYAGVVSVNYAVLGNPNFKIGVGAALNNDFRHNAIILFGMLTYYAPKWRVEITPLTANVAYKLQNKWEAGLFVHIDGALSHIKSVPLADGSESQYLRNYQILVAPNLTYPVYKNIMGHLKIGVAPSRNYQYVDNDFEKIASTLQKMNNSFFVKAGFSFRINN
- a CDS encoding response regulator, with protein sequence MNRQLFVIEDNRTEGMLFRIALGAIPNLNIRYFADGKSLLEAMPENPAIVLADLMLPDINGYELVKTIREQYPQSRVIVASAQRDIDLIAKIQELGVFNYLVKSEGCLNYLQQVVNDLLTLLNNKQ
- a CDS encoding chemotaxis protein CheB, yielding MDTSDYLTTHQYQAVVLGGSAGSIRVVCDILRKLRPDFQLPLIIVLHRSPQSESGLGKVFEPHSPLPIIEPKVKTRIENGNVYLAPADMHLFVESADYLNTDQSALVQYSRPSIDVLFFSASEIYQNQLLGILVTGANRDGAMGMKLIKDAGGYTVVQDPAEATIDYMPKSAMELSPIDQVLRATEIAELLNKL
- the hypB gene encoding hydrogenase nickel incorporation protein HypB — protein: MCTTCGCSSTQNGITYHKIDAHAHGQDGHHHDHDHAHGEHHHHHDHEHPHDHSNGHHHHHGHEHTHDHSHSHDGHHHDHDHAHTHHHHGHEVNIVELEKDILHKNQLSAERNRGYFEALNIFCLNLVSSPGSGKTSFLEKTIGDLKGKVAFSVIEGDQQTSNDALRIHNLNVPVVQINTGKGCHLDSDMVATAVKQLKPAQNSVLMVENVGNLVCPAMFDLGEASRVVVISVTEGEDKPLKYPDMFYSSQVCIINKIDLLPYLKFDLEKLKESALKVNPRLKFFEVSATTGEGMEAWYEFLQQSLNK
- a CDS encoding HypC/HybG/HupF family hydrogenase formation chaperone: MCLAVPGKLEKIVSELDEIFRIGEVSFEGIRKEVNLALVPEAAIGDYVLVHVGAAIGVIDEAEAHRTMQILKDMGEDLPQ
- the hypE gene encoding hydrogenase expression/formation protein HypE, which gives rise to MSKNTAADIIHLHHGSGGQHMTALLNDVIFKHLDNPTLATRHDGAFLNLGGGTLAFSTDSYVISPIFFKGGNIGELAVNGTVNDLSMCGAEPKYLSLAFIIEEGLSLAAFEQIVISIKTAAQKAGVQVVTGDTKVVERGKGDKIYINTSGIGVVRPTAAISSARIAAGDAVLVNGALAAHGMAIMSQREGLSFESEILSDTTNLNFVVKELIETFGDKIKFLRDATRGGLASVLNEITTDCQLGINLLEKNIHVDTAVKSACELLGLDPVYVANEGVFVCIAEASVQEEVLAVLRKYQPAAMILGNVTEEHPSKVIMTSAFGGKRVVNPLVGEQLPRIC
- a CDS encoding hydrogenase maturation nickel metallochaperone HypA/HybF, which gives rise to MHELSVVTSIVDTASRETAKIQGVAVQEIFLEIGKLSGVELASFHFVWPQCIKGTVLENALLHIAEPDGKARCAECEQFFPIEKLYDSCPHCGSPFKEIVGGKELRIKKLIIN
- a CDS encoding choice-of-anchor L domain-containing protein, with translation MKYIFYSLITGLLWLTSQNSFAQININTSISDNELVQRLVGQGVRVSNIQINCPSGKGKAYGAFTDNTGTLGLSDGLIMTTGAANNAQGPNNSASKSQDNGNGNSFDNNLQSLVPFGDELRDICTISFNIEVFSDTLVFNYVFGSEEYLEFVKDYHDVFGFFISGPGISGQRNIAVVPNTQDPVSVANINNDVNSQYYISNGAGGTPFINLHVQYDGFTRRLQSRIAVIPCQTYRLKMAIADVKDSEYDSGIFLEGKSLSSNSPKVTVNYPFKRFGYGIEGCYNGEFVFSRTSRLNEPLTLFYNITGTAINGTDYGLIGNSITIPAGSKTATLPITAFADGIEEGIENIKIELINNCPNLPPPSSAIMTIRDRYDYQAEDAQVCRGDSVQLQPKASRQYRFRWTTLEGMPAQYLSCYNCASPMASPPQDTDYKLTVIDTLTGCVTYDTVHVTVAVRPVADFSSGYNDEYTAMDIEFENLSTNAESYLWDFGDGQTSSETNPIHFFQLPDDADEKEYLVRLTAFRQNPSCSDQDSSTVIKLIKRSFILPNVITLKNHDGKNDQLKFVGIKNGVWSVEIYNRWGRQVYKNNAYNNDWTADSESAGVYFYLLQNPRKDRKFKGWLEVMK